The genomic stretch CTCCGGTTTACCCTGTTGTGGACAAAATTTCATTTGTACCCGGTCAGGATTCGGTACGTATTCCTATCCAGAATGATTTTGATTTTACGAATCTTAGTTCTGTAAAGATGGCTTGGTCTGTACGGGAAGATGAGAATGTATTATATTCGGGCACTGATTCCATGTATGGTTATCCTCATACAGTGTCGGACTTTAAATTGCCGGTAGAAAAACTGGTGACTGTTCGTCCGGGAAGAACTTATTATGTGTGGTTTATATTTACAGATGAAAAAGGAACAGAGATCACTCGCAGGGCTGTTGAACTTTGCCCTCAGACAGAACAACCGATATCTGTTCCTGTTTGTCGTGAACTTTTGGTTACTGAGGCGGATCAGGTTACCATTGAGGCTGGTGATGTTCGCTATGTGTTTAGTCCGAAGAATGGACAATTGGTGTCTGCGGAACTAAAGGGAAAGCAGTTGATAAAAGACTTGTATCCGGCTATCTGGCGTAAATTAAATCAAGGTGAGACTTCCGGATTTGGTAAAGAAAATCTTCGTAAGGCTGTCGATCTTACTCATTATACGTCATCGGTAACAGCATGGAAGGTGGAGAAGACGCCAACCAATGCGGTTATCCGTACTACTGTGGATTATAGGGTGGATCAGGAGAATCGTTTTACAGTGACTTATCGTTATTCAATAGGAGTGGATGGACGCTTGAACGTTTATTATCAGATTCTTACTAAAGTAGCTGTACCTTGGTTGCCTATTGTTGGTATGTCCATGCAGTCTGTATCCGGGCTTGATCAGGTACATTGGTTGGGATTGGGCCCGTATGATGCTTATCCTAATAAGCAGGCTGCTCCTATATTGGGTGTATGGGGAGGAACTGCGGGAAGTCCGGATGTGACGGGAATAAAAGCGATGCGCTGGATGGAACGTTCCGGATCTGAAGGAACCATACATGTTTCGAATTCTGGTTATATGGAGAATGACGCAATGTGCCCGGAAAGAACTTATATTTTATCAGGAGTATTCGGTCGTCCGGAGAAAGGACGCCGTGCTGAAGAATCGGTTCCTCAACTTCGTACAGATACAGGAAAGCCGTTTGTTGGCGAGTTCAGTATTATGTTGAAGGCAGTTCGCTAGATTGTTTTTTGAATGGGTGGAAGATTTTCCATGAATGAAGCCAAAAGTCCATAAATTATCACTGTATATAGGTAATGCAGTATTGTAGGAAAAGAAGTGACTTTATACGTTTGTACATGGCAAAGATATCTGAAGCCGGTAAAATAAAAGCATGCTAAATGATATTGATTACAAAACTTTAATTCGTTAATAATGAAAAACAACAGGAAACAAAGAGGCGCTTATAATGAAGTGTCTTTTAGAATGGTATTTTTATTAGTCTTTTTAATGACTACTGTTACCGGATTTGCACAAAATAAGACGGTATCGGGTATTGTAGTGGACAAGGCAGGTGAGGCTGTAATTGGTGCCAGTGTATTGGTTAAAGGGACCTCAAATGGTACTATTACTGATTTTGATGGAAAGTTTACTCTCTCTAATGTTCCCGAAAAAGGGATTATTACTATAACCTATATTGGATATGAGGGACAAGATATTTCGATAGCTGGAAAAAATACATTGAAAGTAATTCTGGCTGAAGATACTGAAACATTGGACGAAGTAGTGGTTGTGGGGTATGGTACACAGAAAAAAACTGATTTGACAGGTTCTGTCATGTCAGTGAAATCGGAGGATATTACTTCTGTAACAGCGAATAATCCCGTTCAAGCCTTACAGGGAAGGGTGACTGGCGTTTCGGTTGTAACGGATAGCCGTCCCGGCAAGTCACCTACCTTGCGGATTCGTGGTAATGGTTCTATCAGTGCAGGAAATGATCCCTTGTATGTAGTTGACGGATTTCCTTTGATGAATGGTTCATTAAATGAAATTAATGCTAATGATATTGCTTCAATGGAGGTGCTGAAAGATGCTTCTGCTACTGCTATTTATGGTTCCCGTGGTTCAAATGGTGTTATTATGATTACAACCAAAACAGGTGCCAAAGATTCTAAATCACTTACACTTAATGCTAATTATGGTTTTCAGATGCCGGGCAGATTGGTGGAAACAATGAATCATGAACAGTTTGTGGACTTTATTAATTCTGCTTATATGAATTCTAAAGGGATTACGATATATAATGATGAGAATCCTGCTCCTAATATACATACAGATTGGCAGAGGGAAACCATCAAGAGTAGTAGTCCTGTGCAAGACTATAGTATTTCTTTAAATGGTACTTCGGGTGATACACAGTATATGATGTCGGGTGGAGTTTATCTTCAAGATGGTTTGTTGTCTAATTATGATTATAATAAATATACTTTTCGTACTAATTTGCAGCATAAGTTTAATAACTTTATAAAGTTGGGAACACATATGCAGTATACTTATTCTGAAGGAGGGCTTGCAACAACTACTAATTATGATGGGGCATTGACCGAATTATGGCGTTATGGTTGGCCTACATTGCCTGTCTATCGGGAGGATGGAAGCTATGCAATACCTAATGATAATCCAGCCATATCCAGTTATTTTGATAGTGGTATTAAATGGAATGCAGTTAATTATTACAATGAGGTGAAAAGAGAATCTAGTGTAAGTCGTTTGTTTGGTGATATTTATGCTGAATTTCAGTTGGCTAAAGGGTTGACATTCAAAACAAATTTTGGACTTGATATAGCTAATACCAGAGATTATAATTATATAACTTCGGATTATACTTTATCCACAGGAACTGGCCAGGGTGGAAACGGATATTCTAAGAAGATAAGTAGAATAACTGAAAATATCCTTACCTATACCAATACATGGGGGAAGCACCGTCTTACAGCAACAGGGGTGTATTCATGGCAAAATTATATTTATGAGGATCTTTCTATCGATGGAAAGGGATTTGCTAACGATGAAACCGGGGCATGGGATATATCTCAAGCGAGTAGAGAAACAGTAGATTATGGTAGTGATAAATATCAAAATTCATTAGTTTCATGGACTGGTCGTGTATCTTATGCTTATAATGACAGATATCTCTTGACGGCAACTGCTAGATATGATGGCTCTTCCCGTTTTGGAGCAAATAACAAGTGGGGATTTTTCCCATCTGTTGGTTTGGCTTGGCGTGCAAGTCAAGAGGCATTTTTAATTGATAATAAATATATTACTAACTTAAAATTACGTGCCAGTTTCGGTGTAACAGGTAATCAGGAGATAGGTAATTATAAGTCATTGGCGCAATTGAATGCAGATAATTACATTTATAATGATGGAGAACTTCAAGGATATTATGAAAGTATAGGTAATCCAGACTTGAAGTGGGAGCGTGCCAATCAATTTGATATTGGTATTGATTTATCCTTATGGAATCGTTTGCACATTACTGCCGATTATTACTATCGTAAGACTTCCGATTTGCTTTATCAAGTTCCCATTCCTTCCACTTCAGGATTTTCTTCTATGCTGAGTAATGTTGGTTCCGTATTGAATAAAGGATATGAACTTTCAATTACAGGGAATATTGTTAATACAAATGATTTTAAGATAGATGCTACTATCAATCTTAGTCGTAATATTAATAAAGTGAAGGAACTTTATAATAATGTGGAATCTATTACACTTAGTTCCGGATTAGGGCTTAGCCGCTATTTAAAAGTTGGAGAATCTCTTAATTCCCGTTATGCTCTTCTTTCTGATGGCATTATTCGTACAGAGGAACAATTGAAAAAATATCGGAAAATTGAAGGTACGGCCAAATTGGGAGATGAAATGTATAAGGACTTGGATGGTGATAATCAGATAACTGCGAAAGACCAAGTAAACATAGGCACTACAGATCCTAAACTTATTTATGGTATAGGTTTGAATGTACAATACAAGAAGTTTAGTTTGAATATATTAGGAAATGGTGCCCATGATTTTGTCGGTGGTACGTCTTATTTGCAAATAGCAGAGAACCAGATAAATTCTAGCGTGATTTGTATGCCTTCGTTATATGCTTATGAGCGAATGTGGAGTGAATCTAATCCGTCAGGAACCTATCCTGCACCGGGAGCTTCCAATGTTCATGAAAGTGATCGTATAAATTCCGGATGGAACTATTTCGTGGTAAAAAGTATAGCCTTAAGTTATGATTTTGGTAAGAATCCTATTAAAGGGATTAAAGGTATCAAAAGTTTGAGTGCAACAGTGAATTTTCAGAACTTCATCACTTTCTCTAATCAGCGCGGCTATAATCCGGAAAATGGTGATATTAAATATCCATGGGTGAAAATTGTGAATATTGGAGTTAATGCGAAATTTTAATTAATAAATAATAAATGAATATGAAATCAATATATTTACGCAAAAAAATGTTGGTTGCGTGTAGGCGGCCTGTTGTTGCAACTCTGCTTGTGATTGTTGCTCTGTTTTCTAGCTGTACGGGTTTGACTGAGTCACCTTATACTTTTGTTGATCCAGGTAATTATTATAAGTCGGAAGAAGAATTGGAAAGTGCCTTGAACTCAGTTTATGCTGATTTTCGTAATTTTGCTAGTAATTATAAAACTTTGATGATTTTGGAACTTGTGACGGAACATGCCATGCCGGCTCATGCTTCTAAGGATGGAGTTATATCATTCAATTGTTGGCAAGGGGTAAATCAAGCTACTACCTACAACATTCAGATATGGGATA from Phocaeicola dorei encodes the following:
- a CDS encoding SusC/RagA family TonB-linked outer membrane protein translates to MVFLLVFLMTTVTGFAQNKTVSGIVVDKAGEAVIGASVLVKGTSNGTITDFDGKFTLSNVPEKGIITITYIGYEGQDISIAGKNTLKVILAEDTETLDEVVVVGYGTQKKTDLTGSVMSVKSEDITSVTANNPVQALQGRVTGVSVVTDSRPGKSPTLRIRGNGSISAGNDPLYVVDGFPLMNGSLNEINANDIASMEVLKDASATAIYGSRGSNGVIMITTKTGAKDSKSLTLNANYGFQMPGRLVETMNHEQFVDFINSAYMNSKGITIYNDENPAPNIHTDWQRETIKSSSPVQDYSISLNGTSGDTQYMMSGGVYLQDGLLSNYDYNKYTFRTNLQHKFNNFIKLGTHMQYTYSEGGLATTTNYDGALTELWRYGWPTLPVYREDGSYAIPNDNPAISSYFDSGIKWNAVNYYNEVKRESSVSRLFGDIYAEFQLAKGLTFKTNFGLDIANTRDYNYITSDYTLSTGTGQGGNGYSKKISRITENILTYTNTWGKHRLTATGVYSWQNYIYEDLSIDGKGFANDETGAWDISQASRETVDYGSDKYQNSLVSWTGRVSYAYNDRYLLTATARYDGSSRFGANNKWGFFPSVGLAWRASQEAFLIDNKYITNLKLRASFGVTGNQEIGNYKSLAQLNADNYIYNDGELQGYYESIGNPDLKWERANQFDIGIDLSLWNRLHITADYYYRKTSDLLYQVPIPSTSGFSSMLSNVGSVLNKGYELSITGNIVNTNDFKIDATINLSRNINKVKELYNNVESITLSSGLGLSRYLKVGESLNSRYALLSDGIIRTEEQLKKYRKIEGTAKLGDEMYKDLDGDNQITAKDQVNIGTTDPKLIYGIGLNVQYKKFSLNILGNGAHDFVGGTSYLQIAENQINSSVICMPSLYAYERMWSESNPSGTYPAPGASNVHESDRINSGWNYFVVKSIALSYDFGKNPIKGIKGIKSLSATVNFQNFITFSNQRGYNPENGDIKYPWVKIVNIGVNAKF